In Phocoena phocoena chromosome 8, mPhoPho1.1, whole genome shotgun sequence, the following are encoded in one genomic region:
- the CIMAP1A gene encoding ciliary microtubule associated protein 1A isoform X1, which produces MAEEVWVGTWRPHRPRGPIMALYSSPGPKYLIPPTTGFVKHTPDKRRAPAYSFHGAPTLLAENCSPGPRYSVNPKILRTGKDIGPAYSILGRYCTKTTLTPGPGHYFPEKSTKHVFDSAPSHSISARTKTFRVDSTPGPAAYMLPVVMGPHTVGKASQPAFSIKGRSKLGSFSDDLYKTPGPAAYRQTDVQVTKFKAPQYTMAARVEPPGDKTLKPGPGAHSPEKVTVTKPCAPIVTFGIKHSDYMTPLVVDVE; this is translated from the exons ATGGCGGAGGAGGTATGGGTGGGCACCTGGAGGCCCCATCGCCCCCGGGGACCCATCATGGCCCTCTACAGCAGCCCCGGACCCAAGTACCTGATTCCACCCACCACAG GCTTTGTGAAGCACACGCCCGACAAGCGGCGTGCACCGGCCTACAGCTTCCACGGGGCCCCCACGCTCCTGGCAGAGAACTGCTCCCCGGGGCCCCGCTACAGCGTGAACCCCAAGATACTGAGGACTGGCAAGGACATCGGCCCCGCCTACTCCATCCTGGGGCGCTACTGCACTAAGACCACGCTGACCCCCGGCCCTG GCCACTACTTTCCAGAGAAATCTACCAAGCATGTGTTCGACTCGGCGCCCAGCCACTCCATTTCTGCCCGAACCAAGACCTTCCGAGTGGACAGCACCCCAG GCCCCGCTGCCTACATGCTGCCCGTGGTGATGGGGCCCCACACTGTCGGCAAGGCCTCCCAGCCCGCCTTCTCCATCAAGGGCCGCAGCAAGCTGGGCAGCTTCAGCGACGACCTGTACAAG ACCCCAGGTCCCGCAGCCTACCGCCAGACCGATGTCCAGGTGACCAAGTTCAAGGCTCCACAGTACACCATGGCTGCCCGAGTGGAGCCCCCGGGGGACAAGACCCTCAAGCCAGGACCAGGAGCCCACAGCCCTGAGAAG GTGACAGTGACCAAGCCCTGCGCCCCGATCGTCACCTTTGGCATCAAGCATTCTGACTACATGACACCCCTGGTCGTGGACGTGGAATAG
- the CIMAP1A gene encoding ciliary microtubule associated protein 1A isoform X2 has product MAEEVWVGTWRPHRPRGPIMALYSSPGPKYLIPPTTGFVKHTPDKRRAPAYSFHGAPTLLAENCSPGPRYSVNPKILRTGKDIGPAYSILGRYCTKTTLTPGPGHYFPEKSTKHVFDSAPSHSISARTKTFRVDSTPGPAAYMLPVVMGPHTVGKASQPAFSIKGRSKLGSFSDDLYKVTVTKPCAPIVTFGIKHSDYMTPLVVDVE; this is encoded by the exons ATGGCGGAGGAGGTATGGGTGGGCACCTGGAGGCCCCATCGCCCCCGGGGACCCATCATGGCCCTCTACAGCAGCCCCGGACCCAAGTACCTGATTCCACCCACCACAG GCTTTGTGAAGCACACGCCCGACAAGCGGCGTGCACCGGCCTACAGCTTCCACGGGGCCCCCACGCTCCTGGCAGAGAACTGCTCCCCGGGGCCCCGCTACAGCGTGAACCCCAAGATACTGAGGACTGGCAAGGACATCGGCCCCGCCTACTCCATCCTGGGGCGCTACTGCACTAAGACCACGCTGACCCCCGGCCCTG GCCACTACTTTCCAGAGAAATCTACCAAGCATGTGTTCGACTCGGCGCCCAGCCACTCCATTTCTGCCCGAACCAAGACCTTCCGAGTGGACAGCACCCCAG GCCCCGCTGCCTACATGCTGCCCGTGGTGATGGGGCCCCACACTGTCGGCAAGGCCTCCCAGCCCGCCTTCTCCATCAAGGGCCGCAGCAAGCTGGGCAGCTTCAGCGACGACCTGTACAAG GTGACAGTGACCAAGCCCTGCGCCCCGATCGTCACCTTTGGCATCAAGCATTCTGACTACATGACACCCCTGGTCGTGGACGTGGAATAG